In a single window of the Pongo abelii isolate AG06213 chromosome 1, NHGRI_mPonAbe1-v2.0_pri, whole genome shotgun sequence genome:
- the C1H1orf159 gene encoding uncharacterized protein C1orf159 homolog isoform X3, with the protein MWWASTSAAQAQACVVQAVTGAGTRTGAPAASAVGTEPSQPTTAPSVEAVVAGRGAPFPMNRSSGTPGRPHPGASRVAASLFLGTFFISSGLILSVAGFFYLKRSSKLPRVFYRRNKAPALQPGEAAAMIPPPQSSVRKPRYVRRERTLDGATDPAAFSAEARISNV; encoded by the exons GCTGTTACAGGCGCTGGAACGCGGACGGGAGCGCCAGCTGCGTCCGCTGTGGGAACGGAACCCTCCCAGCCTACAACGGCTCCGAGTGTAGAAGCTGTAG TCGCTGGCCGGGGTGCGCCATTCCCCATGAACAGAAGCTCAGGGACCCCCGGGCGGCCACATCCTG GGGCTTCGCGCGTGGCCGCCTCCCTCTTCCTGGGCACCTTCTTCATCAGCTCCGGCCTCATCCTCTCCGTAGCTGGGTTCTTCTACCTCAAGCGCTCCAGTAAACTCCCCAGGGTCTTCTACAGAAGAAACAAAG CCCCGGCCCTGCAGCCTGGCGAAGCC gctgcaatgaTCCCCCCGCCACAGTCCTCAG TACGCAAGCCGCGCTACGTCAGGCGGGAGCGGACCCTGGACGGGGCCACGGACCCCGCTGCCTTCTCGGCGGAGGCCCGTATCAGCAATGTCTGA